A genome region from Cerasicoccus sp. TK19100 includes the following:
- the trpD gene encoding anthranilate phosphoribosyltransferase, which translates to MSDATLADLIQLAAADGGLSSEAAHNAAQHLVSAEVSAEEKATLLTTMNERGETPTELAAFAAAFREMARDPGLGEIASRAIDIVGTGGDKSGSFNISTTSAFIVAAAGVPVLKHGNRSITSKCGSADLLSVLGVDLEASLPTIRHSVEELNFAFFFAPAFHPAFKEIMPVRKALAEQGRRTIFNLLGPLINPAKPAYQLLGVYPARWVGPVAYALESVGLKNGLVAHCEIGEDSGMDEFSTAGINLGAGVGQLGPSGEDIRWTADAPLDLAGLGLETAGASDLKGGDLNDNLLILDRLMAGKAPQGLEDTVSLNAGAALWVAGRCSSLKEGIGAAREIMTGGALRRWLTQLKEFYAG; encoded by the coding sequence ATGTCTGACGCCACTCTTGCCGACCTGATCCAACTGGCTGCCGCCGATGGCGGCTTGTCCTCAGAGGCGGCTCATAACGCCGCGCAACACCTGGTCTCCGCTGAGGTTTCCGCGGAAGAAAAGGCCACTCTGCTCACCACCATGAACGAGCGCGGGGAAACCCCCACTGAGCTGGCCGCCTTCGCCGCCGCCTTTCGTGAGATGGCCCGCGACCCCGGCCTGGGGGAGATCGCCAGCCGCGCAATCGATATCGTGGGCACGGGTGGAGACAAGTCTGGCAGCTTTAATATTTCGACGACTTCGGCCTTTATTGTCGCCGCTGCGGGAGTGCCGGTGCTCAAGCATGGTAACCGCTCCATCACCTCCAAGTGCGGCAGCGCGGACTTGCTTTCGGTCTTGGGTGTGGACTTGGAGGCATCGCTGCCGACGATCCGCCATTCGGTGGAAGAGCTGAACTTTGCGTTCTTTTTTGCTCCGGCCTTTCATCCGGCGTTTAAGGAGATCATGCCCGTGCGCAAGGCTTTGGCCGAGCAGGGGCGTCGCACGATTTTCAACCTGCTGGGACCGCTGATCAACCCCGCCAAGCCGGCCTATCAACTGCTCGGCGTCTACCCGGCGCGCTGGGTGGGCCCCGTGGCTTATGCGCTGGAAAGCGTGGGCCTGAAAAACGGCTTGGTCGCACATTGCGAGATCGGCGAAGACTCGGGCATGGATGAGTTTTCCACGGCAGGCATCAACCTCGGTGCGGGCGTTGGCCAGTTGGGGCCGTCGGGCGAAGACATTCGCTGGACCGCCGATGCGCCGCTCGATCTGGCCGGGCTCGGGCTCGAAACGGCCGGCGCGAGCGACCTCAAGGGAGGCGATTTGAATGACAACCTGCTGATCCTCGACCGCCTCATGGCGGGCAAGGCACCCCAAGGCCTCGAAGACACCGTGAGCCTCAATGCCGGCGCGGCGCTGTGGGTGGCAGGTCGCTGCAGCTCGCTCAAGGAGGGCATTGGCGCGGCGCGGGAGATCATGACCGGTGGCGCGCTACGCCGCTGGTTGACGCAACTTAAAGAATTTTACGCGGGATGA
- the glmM gene encoding phosphoglucosamine mutase, whose protein sequence is MKLKYFGTDGIRDRVGGELLNDAFVRRVGYGVSAFLRKHNQAKPITVVVGRDTRASGEHLEALITEGFCQNQIHVIHLGVVPTPAVAMSLRDLHADFGVAITASHNPASDNGLKFFDNRGLKFSQGAEAEIENFIDNVEINPAKQCADCGHANDGAAFYVNVMRAMMHQGCLKGWKVVLDTANGATAFTTPKVFRHFGAEVIQLGGEPDGKNINDGVGSEHPDKLAAAVLEHGAKLGIAHDGDGDRLVVCDELGRIVHGDCLLGLLGLYGLTTGRLRKKTLVATIHSNMGLDRAIMNAGGKVERVDVGDRNVLHRMMEADYNFGGESSGHLIFRDYSVAGDGLLAAIQLLALMLDTRKPLSEHVNAIELFPQVTRNVKVAEKIPLADCPTLSATMQELEQELTGRGRILVRYSGTEPKLRLLAEGESENLATEAIGRLEKAARADLQVVG, encoded by the coding sequence ATGAAGCTAAAATATTTCGGCACAGATGGGATTCGCGACCGCGTTGGCGGTGAACTGCTCAACGACGCGTTTGTGCGTCGCGTGGGCTATGGCGTGTCGGCCTTTTTGCGCAAACATAACCAGGCCAAGCCGATCACGGTGGTTGTTGGCCGAGACACCCGCGCCTCCGGTGAGCATCTGGAGGCGCTGATCACCGAAGGCTTCTGCCAGAATCAGATTCACGTGATCCACCTCGGCGTTGTGCCGACACCCGCCGTGGCCATGAGCCTGCGCGATCTGCATGCGGACTTCGGCGTCGCGATTACCGCCTCGCACAATCCGGCGAGCGACAACGGCCTGAAATTCTTCGACAACCGTGGCCTGAAATTTTCCCAGGGTGCCGAGGCCGAGATCGAGAACTTTATCGACAACGTGGAGATCAACCCCGCCAAGCAATGCGCTGACTGCGGCCACGCCAATGATGGTGCCGCGTTCTACGTCAACGTCATGCGGGCGATGATGCACCAGGGCTGCCTCAAGGGCTGGAAAGTCGTCCTCGACACCGCCAATGGTGCCACGGCGTTTACCACGCCCAAGGTGTTTCGCCATTTCGGCGCGGAGGTCATCCAATTGGGCGGTGAGCCTGATGGTAAAAATATTAACGACGGCGTCGGCAGCGAGCACCCGGATAAGCTGGCGGCGGCCGTGCTGGAGCACGGGGCCAAGCTGGGCATTGCGCACGATGGCGACGGCGATCGGCTGGTCGTTTGCGATGAGCTGGGCCGCATCGTGCATGGTGATTGCCTGCTGGGTCTACTGGGCCTTTATGGGCTGACCACCGGCCGTTTGCGCAAAAAGACCCTCGTGGCCACAATCCACAGTAACATGGGCCTGGACCGCGCGATCATGAACGCCGGCGGCAAGGTCGAGCGAGTCGACGTGGGCGACCGCAATGTGCTGCATCGCATGATGGAGGCCGATTATAACTTTGGCGGTGAGTCCTCCGGGCACCTGATTTTCCGCGACTATTCGGTGGCTGGAGACGGCCTGCTGGCCGCGATTCAATTGCTCGCGCTGATGCTCGACACCCGCAAGCCACTCTCCGAGCACGTGAATGCAATCGAGCTGTTTCCGCAGGTAACCCGCAATGTGAAGGTCGCCGAGAAGATTCCGCTTGCCGATTGTCCAACGCTGAGCGCGACGATGCAGGAGCTGGAGCAGGAGTTAACGGGCCGTGGACGCATTTTGGTGCGCTACTCGGGCACCGAGCCCAAGCTGCGCCTCCTGGCCGAGGGCGAATCGGAAAACCTCGCCACGGAAGCCATCGGCCGCCTGGAAAAGGCTGCCCGCGCCGACTTGCAGGTGGTGGGGTAG
- a CDS encoding Na+/H+ antiporter NhaC family protein — protein sequence MAEASQAQPVSRARWWAAVVLWAVSWPLGWLIGGESGRLLPALWPSIVALGVVYLTRNALLGLVAGAVGGAVILSDGRPRTAFLSLMGDHFAPHFTSEWKMSAVAFTLLLGGFAAVLERSGGLEYFLRRFLLRGGESPKRLQAGAAGLGLVCFFDGLANSVLVGRLVSPMGERHGVSRVKLAYIADSTSSAVACVAFLSTWIAYQLSMIREGFAQIGEETNPYAWFLRSLPYNYYCWFTLLMVALVIFRNFNPGPMGAYERSARENIGHGKTSAPESTAKAGGLVFCAISLGSLLLTLLIGLYGFGLPSALGEGAAYFPITADKLTAAFGSTAGAFVLVFGGTIASLIALGLFPMSGRSYPEAGRAFGAGVKHLLAPVTILVGAWMLSSTLSALNTGDLLGELVGAWAPLSLLPVIIFLFGALISFSTGTSWGTMGILMPLAIPLIANHPDAVNADLAPFYAAAVGAVFSGAVFGDHCSPISDTTLVSSITCDVAPHDHVRTQLPFALMSALAAALLGFIPGGFGLAPWIGLALGGAALISVTFIIKPAR from the coding sequence ATGGCAGAGGCATCGCAGGCTCAACCGGTATCCCGTGCTCGTTGGTGGGCGGCGGTTGTGCTGTGGGCCGTTAGTTGGCCGCTGGGTTGGTTGATTGGCGGCGAGTCGGGGCGCTTGCTGCCCGCGCTTTGGCCCAGCATCGTGGCGCTGGGGGTGGTTTACCTGACGCGGAATGCGCTGCTCGGGCTGGTGGCCGGGGCCGTTGGCGGGGCGGTCATTTTGTCTGACGGGCGGCCACGGACGGCGTTTCTCTCGCTGATGGGCGATCACTTTGCCCCGCATTTTACCAGCGAGTGGAAGATGAGCGCGGTCGCCTTTACCCTGTTGTTGGGCGGGTTCGCGGCGGTGCTGGAGCGCAGTGGCGGGCTGGAGTATTTTTTGCGGCGATTCCTGCTGCGTGGCGGCGAAAGCCCGAAGCGGCTGCAAGCGGGCGCAGCGGGGCTGGGGCTGGTGTGCTTTTTTGACGGCCTCGCTAATAGTGTGCTCGTGGGGCGGCTCGTCAGCCCGATGGGCGAGCGGCACGGCGTGTCGCGGGTTAAGCTGGCCTACATCGCTGATTCGACCAGCTCGGCCGTGGCCTGTGTGGCGTTTCTTTCGACCTGGATTGCCTACCAGCTCTCGATGATCCGCGAGGGCTTCGCGCAGATCGGCGAGGAGACGAACCCCTACGCGTGGTTCTTGCGTTCGCTGCCGTATAACTACTACTGCTGGTTTACGCTGCTGATGGTGGCGCTGGTGATCTTCCGCAATTTCAACCCCGGGCCCATGGGTGCCTACGAGCGGTCAGCCCGGGAAAACATCGGCCATGGCAAGACATCCGCGCCGGAATCGACCGCCAAGGCTGGCGGGCTGGTCTTCTGCGCAATCAGTCTCGGCAGCCTTCTGCTCACGCTGCTCATCGGCCTCTATGGCTTTGGGCTGCCCAGTGCACTGGGAGAGGGGGCCGCGTATTTTCCGATAACCGCCGACAAGCTGACCGCTGCCTTTGGCAGTACTGCCGGGGCTTTCGTGTTGGTCTTTGGCGGGACGATTGCCTCACTGATCGCTCTCGGGCTGTTCCCGATGAGCGGGCGCAGCTACCCCGAGGCGGGCCGTGCGTTTGGTGCCGGGGTGAAGCACCTGCTCGCGCCGGTGACGATCCTGGTGGGCGCGTGGATGCTGAGCTCGACCCTGTCTGCGCTCAATACGGGGGATTTGCTCGGAGAGCTGGTCGGGGCCTGGGCACCGCTGTCGCTGCTGCCGGTGATTATTTTCCTCTTTGGCGCGTTGATCTCGTTTTCCACCGGCACTTCCTGGGGGACCATGGGCATCCTGATGCCGCTGGCGATCCCGCTGATTGCCAACCACCCGGATGCCGTTAACGCCGACTTGGCTCCGTTCTACGCGGCGGCCGTGGGGGCGGTGTTCAGTGGGGCGGTTTTTGGCGACCACTGCTCGCCGATTAGTGACACGACGCTGGTCAGCTCGATCACCTGCGATGTCGCGCCGCACGACCACGTGCGCACACAGCTGCCCTTTGCGCTGATGTCGGCGCTGGCGGCCGCATTATTGGGCTTTATACCCGGCGGGTTTGGGCTGGCTCCCTGGATTGGTCTGGCCTTGGGCGGTGCTGCCTTGATTAGCGTGACCTTTATAATTAAGCCTGCCCGCTGA
- a CDS encoding FkbM family methyltransferase has product MKALDDLKRSLAWRLFPWTNLQLELGPGCTVVLRNRGDFLILREIFIEGEYDPFIAKIGPVANWLDLGCNCGMFSLLMESTARKNGWAAPRQAVLIDANAEALSAARDAIAISKPETKLELVEAAVGPRGVATIDFYEGKTSHKSRLTSLGSRGKKVTRPVADLDKLAAKLGEQIDLVKIDIEGAEAILLEHWGDWLAAKAKHLLIEWHEPEQPGLELKAKLEKLGFAFVDASSEKGQGEIALSAHIGTALFSRA; this is encoded by the coding sequence ATGAAAGCCTTGGATGACCTGAAGCGCTCGCTGGCCTGGCGCCTTTTCCCCTGGACCAATCTCCAACTGGAGCTCGGGCCGGGCTGCACCGTGGTCCTGCGCAATCGCGGCGACTTCCTCATCCTGCGCGAAATTTTCATCGAGGGAGAATACGACCCCTTTATCGCCAAAATCGGCCCTGTGGCCAACTGGCTCGACCTCGGTTGCAACTGCGGGATGTTTAGCCTGCTGATGGAGTCCACCGCCCGCAAAAACGGCTGGGCTGCCCCACGCCAGGCCGTGCTGATCGATGCCAACGCCGAGGCGCTCTCCGCCGCGCGCGACGCGATTGCCATCAGCAAGCCCGAGACCAAGCTGGAGCTGGTTGAAGCCGCTGTCGGCCCCCGCGGCGTGGCGACAATCGACTTCTACGAGGGCAAAACTTCGCATAAATCCCGCCTGACCTCCCTCGGCTCACGCGGGAAGAAGGTCACCCGCCCCGTGGCCGACCTGGACAAGCTCGCCGCCAAGCTCGGTGAGCAGATTGACTTGGTGAAAATCGACATCGAAGGGGCCGAGGCCATCCTGCTGGAACACTGGGGCGATTGGCTCGCCGCCAAGGCCAAGCACCTCCTGATCGAGTGGCACGAGCCCGAACAGCCCGGCCTGGAGCTAAAAGCCAAACTCGAAAAACTGGGCTTTGCCTTCGTCGACGCCTCCAGCGAAAAGGGCCAAGGCGAAATCGCCCTCAGCGCCCACATCGGCACCGCGTTATTCTCGCGCGCTTAG
- a CDS encoding alkaline phosphatase D family protein, producing MAIKPRCFFTLFLALALGLAAHAVQIASGPMVGAPEMRAMPLWVQLDGPAKVSFAYWPQGQTGERQTTTPQDATEDNAFVVESMAGPLTPGTVYEYEVLIDGRKASVDAETKFKTSPFYTDRAPPPDFTVALGSGNYVNEAAYDPLNRTPGGGYEIFLAIQAKQPDLMIWAGNSVHLREPDWGSRPGMLARYSKNRAQPELQPLLASVPQVAAVGQGEFGAPHAGKNFRNREDAQDVFQLFWANPPTVNGLDSLGTTVRYGDAEFFLLDDRSNRDVSHDLEKFRAILGKAQVDWLRQALRESTADFKVIVTGSSALSPSKSELNHKLAESERDDMLELIKGDRIGGLVFVCGGKDFGELTKMVRANAPDVYELSLGPLTARPTDSTRELNFYRVPSTSTFQRQFALMKFHGAENDRQLTVTVYNGLGDQLWTQTLALSSMQF from the coding sequence ATGGCGATTAAACCCCGTTGCTTTTTCACACTTTTCCTCGCGTTGGCTTTAGGCCTGGCCGCGCATGCCGTGCAAATTGCGTCCGGGCCGATGGTCGGCGCGCCGGAGATGCGGGCCATGCCGCTGTGGGTGCAGCTGGATGGTCCCGCCAAAGTGTCCTTCGCCTACTGGCCGCAGGGACAGACCGGCGAACGCCAAACGACCACCCCGCAAGATGCCACGGAGGACAACGCCTTCGTGGTCGAGTCGATGGCCGGCCCGCTGACGCCCGGAACCGTTTACGAGTACGAGGTGCTTATTGACGGGCGCAAGGCGTCGGTTGATGCCGAGACGAAGTTCAAGACGTCGCCGTTTTACACCGACCGCGCGCCGCCACCGGACTTCACCGTAGCCCTTGGTTCGGGCAACTACGTGAACGAGGCCGCCTACGATCCGCTCAACCGCACACCGGGCGGCGGCTACGAAATCTTTCTCGCGATCCAGGCCAAGCAGCCGGACCTGATGATCTGGGCCGGTAACAGCGTCCACCTGCGCGAGCCCGACTGGGGTTCGCGCCCGGGCATGCTGGCGCGCTACTCGAAGAACCGCGCACAGCCCGAGCTGCAGCCACTGCTGGCTTCCGTGCCGCAAGTTGCCGCCGTCGGCCAAGGCGAGTTTGGCGCGCCGCACGCGGGCAAAAACTTTCGCAACCGCGAGGATGCGCAGGATGTGTTTCAGCTGTTTTGGGCCAATCCGCCGACGGTGAACGGCCTCGACAGCCTGGGCACCACCGTTCGCTATGGTGACGCCGAGTTCTTCCTGCTCGATGACCGATCGAACCGCGATGTCAGCCACGATCTGGAGAAATTCCGTGCGATCCTGGGCAAGGCGCAGGTGGATTGGTTACGGCAGGCGCTGCGCGAAAGCACGGCGGATTTCAAGGTGATCGTTACCGGCTCCTCCGCGCTTAGCCCCTCGAAGTCCGAGCTCAATCACAAGCTGGCCGAGTCCGAGCGCGACGACATGCTGGAGCTGATTAAGGGCGACCGCATCGGCGGGCTGGTCTTCGTTTGCGGCGGTAAGGACTTTGGCGAGCTCACTAAAATGGTCCGCGCCAATGCGCCCGACGTTTATGAGCTGAGCCTGGGCCCGCTAACGGCGCGCCCCACCGACTCCACCCGCGAGCTGAACTTCTACCGCGTGCCCAGCACCTCGACCTTCCAGCGCCAGTTCGCGCTGATGAAGTTTCACGGTGCTGAGAATGACCGCCAACTGACCGTCACGGTTTACAACGGCCTCGGCGATCAGTTGTGGACGCAGACGCTCGCGCTGAGCAGCATGCAATTTTAA
- a CDS encoding HdeD family acid-resistance protein has product MATPVNPFAGINPDLVKKNAGKAQMAGIILIVLGVLAVMLPGLFSLGLELFLGWLIILAGFTQIAAAFSHKGVHGQGWALLNGVFAVIAGGLLVAKPVLGVIALTALLGIFYAVDGVFKIIASIQAPSQPGRGLVLINGVFGLIIAGIAFSEWPSAAHWFIGIMVGVNFLMVGMTLLSLATAAKKSV; this is encoded by the coding sequence ATGGCAACTCCCGTAAATCCCTTTGCCGGCATCAATCCGGATTTAGTTAAGAAAAACGCGGGCAAGGCCCAGATGGCGGGCATTATCCTGATCGTGCTCGGCGTGCTGGCGGTCATGTTGCCGGGGCTGTTTTCGCTCGGGCTGGAGTTGTTTCTGGGCTGGCTGATCATCCTGGCCGGCTTCACCCAGATCGCCGCCGCGTTCTCGCACAAGGGCGTGCATGGGCAGGGTTGGGCGCTGCTCAACGGCGTGTTCGCAGTCATCGCAGGGGGGCTTCTCGTGGCCAAGCCAGTGCTGGGTGTCATCGCCCTGACCGCGCTACTAGGGATTTTCTACGCAGTCGACGGCGTCTTTAAAATCATCGCTTCGATCCAGGCTCCGAGCCAGCCCGGCCGCGGTCTTGTGCTGATCAATGGCGTCTTCGGCCTGATCATTGCCGGTATTGCCTTCTCCGAATGGCCCTCAGCGGCGCACTGGTTCATCGGCATCATGGTGGGCGTCAATTTTCTCATGGTCGGCATGACCTTGCTCAGCCTAGCCACCGCTGCGAAGAAAAGCGTGTAG
- a CDS encoding Minf_1886 family protein: MPSKDFDEVVSLIRKEDSRFEAGAYHFVRLGLDHTIKSLKEEPERETRHVSGHELLSGIRDYALDQYGPLAYTLLSHWGVKRCEDFGDIVFNLVEWGVLGKTENDQPEDFAGGYDFREAFLQPFEPKSRRLNPPGNEASSKN, translated from the coding sequence ATGCCCTCGAAGGATTTTGATGAAGTCGTATCGCTGATACGCAAAGAGGACTCGCGCTTTGAAGCCGGGGCCTACCACTTTGTGCGGCTTGGGCTGGATCACACCATCAAGTCCCTCAAGGAAGAGCCCGAGCGCGAAACGCGCCATGTTTCCGGGCATGAGCTGCTCTCCGGCATCCGCGATTATGCGCTCGACCAGTATGGCCCCCTCGCCTACACGCTGCTCAGCCACTGGGGCGTGAAGCGCTGCGAGGACTTTGGCGACATCGTCTTTAACCTCGTCGAATGGGGCGTGCTGGGCAAAACCGAAAACGACCAGCCCGAGGACTTCGCCGGCGGCTACGATTTCCGCGAAGCCTTCCTGCAACCCTTTGAGCCCAAATCCCGCCGCCTCAATCCACCCGGCAACGAAGCATCGAGCAAGAATTAG